The following are encoded in a window of Saccharothrix longispora genomic DNA:
- the ribD gene encoding bifunctional diaminohydroxyphosphoribosylaminopyrimidine deaminase/5-amino-6-(5-phosphoribosylamino)uracil reductase RibD, whose product MARAIAASERVRGTTSPNPPVGCVLLDAGGAVVGEGATRPPGRAHAEVVALARAGERARGGTAVVTLEPCAHQGRTPPCANALLDAGVARVVHAVADPNPRAAGGADVLRAAGVEVVGGVLAREVARGPLRAWLHFARTGRPHVTWKYAATLDGRVAAADGTSRWISSPESRAEVHELRTRVDAVVVGTGTVRTDDPRLTARGPDGVQYGGRQPLRVVVGTSDLPPGARVLDDEAETVHLRTHDPDVVLAELAARGVVDVLLEGGPTLAGAFAGAGRVDRVLAYLAPKFLGDGPPALRDAGVSTVTDAVGLVVEQVSMCGPDVRVSAVASGAAR is encoded by the coding sequence ATGGCGCGGGCGATCGCGGCGAGCGAGCGGGTCCGCGGCACGACCAGCCCCAACCCGCCCGTCGGGTGCGTGCTGCTCGACGCCGGCGGCGCGGTCGTCGGCGAGGGCGCCACGCGACCGCCGGGCCGGGCGCACGCCGAGGTCGTCGCCCTGGCGCGGGCCGGCGAGCGGGCCCGCGGCGGCACAGCCGTCGTGACGCTGGAGCCGTGCGCCCACCAGGGCCGCACACCGCCGTGCGCGAACGCCCTGCTCGACGCCGGTGTGGCCCGCGTCGTGCACGCCGTGGCCGACCCCAACCCGCGGGCCGCCGGTGGGGCGGACGTGCTGCGCGCCGCCGGTGTCGAGGTCGTCGGCGGCGTCCTGGCGCGGGAGGTGGCGCGGGGGCCGCTGCGCGCCTGGCTGCACTTCGCCCGCACCGGCCGCCCGCACGTGACCTGGAAGTACGCGGCCACCCTGGACGGCCGGGTCGCGGCCGCCGACGGCACCAGCCGCTGGATCAGCTCCCCCGAGTCCCGCGCCGAGGTGCACGAACTGCGCACCAGGGTCGACGCGGTCGTGGTCGGCACCGGCACGGTCCGCACCGACGACCCGCGACTCACCGCGCGCGGCCCGGACGGCGTGCAGTATGGGGGGCGCCAACCGCTGCGGGTCGTCGTCGGGACCAGCGACCTGCCGCCGGGGGCCCGTGTCCTGGACGACGAGGCGGAGACCGTGCACCTGCGCACGCACGACCCGGACGTCGTGCTCGCCGAACTGGCGGCACGCGGCGTGGTCGACGTGCTGCTGGAGGGCGGCCCCACGCTGGCGGGCGCGTTCGCGGGGGCGGGGCGCGTGGACCGCGTGCTCGCCTACCTCGCGCCCAAGTTCCTCGGGGACGGACCACCCGCACTGCGGGACGCCGGGG
- the rpe gene encoding ribulose-phosphate 3-epimerase encodes MIAPSILSADFARLADEAAAVAGADWLHVDVMDAHFVPNLTIGLPVVKSLRAATDLPLDCHLMIEDPDRWAVGYAEAGAHNVTVHVEAAADPVRLAKDLRAAGAKAGLSLKPGTPLAPHLDVLKHYDTLLVMSVEPGFGGQGFMPEVLDKVREARRLVDTGHLTLLVEIDGGINADTIEQAAEAGVDCFVAGSAVYDAADPGAALERLRAQAARAR; translated from the coding sequence ATGATCGCCCCGAGCATCCTGTCCGCCGACTTCGCCCGACTCGCCGACGAGGCCGCCGCCGTGGCGGGCGCCGACTGGCTGCACGTGGACGTCATGGACGCGCACTTCGTGCCGAACCTGACCATCGGCCTGCCGGTGGTGAAGTCGCTGCGCGCCGCCACCGACCTGCCGCTCGACTGCCACCTCATGATCGAGGACCCGGACCGCTGGGCCGTCGGCTACGCCGAGGCCGGCGCCCACAACGTGACCGTGCACGTGGAGGCCGCCGCCGACCCGGTGCGGCTGGCCAAGGACCTGCGGGCGGCGGGCGCGAAGGCCGGCCTGTCGCTCAAGCCGGGCACCCCGCTGGCGCCCCACCTCGACGTGCTCAAGCACTACGACACGCTGCTGGTGATGTCCGTCGAGCCCGGTTTCGGCGGGCAGGGCTTCATGCCCGAGGTGCTGGACAAGGTCCGCGAGGCGCGCCGCCTGGTCGACACCGGCCACCTGACGCTGCTCGTGGAGATCGACGGCGGCATCAACGCCGACACGATCGAGCAGGCCGCCGAGGCGGGCGTCGACTGCTTCGTGGCCGGGTCGGCCGTGTACGACGCCGCCGACCCCGGCGCCGCCCTGGAGCGGCTGCGCGCGCAGGCGGCCCGCGCCCGGTGA
- a CDS encoding SDR family NAD(P)-dependent oxidoreductase translates to MNAESRHRVALVTGACSPLGGEVVEVLARQGVLVAAVDSDGARLADLVEQLHAAGVRVAGRQVDVASGAAVDALVDQVEREFGAIDALVAVASALRPGPVLSITDEDWARSFAVNVDGVFNTSRAVAARMVVRGHGTIVMVPAHAVAVPRSGISAYVASRAAAIAYTECLAVEVAAHGVHCAVVAPSDVRRVADEVRFLLGDPVSDALGA, encoded by the coding sequence ATGAACGCCGAATCGCGGCACCGGGTCGCGCTGGTGACCGGAGCGTGCTCGCCGCTGGGCGGCGAGGTCGTCGAGGTGCTGGCCCGGCAGGGCGTGCTGGTGGCGGCCGTGGACAGCGACGGCGCGCGGCTCGCCGACCTCGTCGAACAGCTGCACGCCGCCGGGGTGCGGGTCGCCGGCAGGCAGGTGGACGTGGCCTCCGGCGCCGCCGTCGACGCCCTGGTCGACCAGGTGGAGCGCGAGTTCGGGGCCATCGACGCGCTGGTGGCCGTGGCGAGCGCGCTGCGCCCCGGCCCGGTGCTGTCGATCACCGACGAGGACTGGGCGCGCAGCTTCGCGGTCAACGTGGACGGTGTGTTCAACACCTCGCGCGCGGTGGCCGCCCGCATGGTCGTGCGCGGTCACGGGACGATCGTGATGGTGCCCGCGCACGCCGTGGCCGTGCCCCGGTCGGGGATCTCGGCCTACGTGGCGTCGCGCGCGGCGGCCATCGCCTACACCGAGTGCCTGGCGGTGGAGGTCGCGGCGCACGGCGTGCACTGCGCCGTGGTCGCGCCCTCCGACGTGCGCCGGGTCGCGGACGAGGTGCGGTTCCTGCTGGGCGACCCGGTGTCGGACGCGCTGGGCGCCTGA
- a CDS encoding helix-turn-helix transcriptional regulator: MSNLHGRDREWASVLRFLSAPGGLLAIDGPPCSGKTLLLHEAVRAARDRGYSVVLVAGEHLAGSADVARALERVGFDRGARPLIAVDQAHRDPAAVLALLSHLGEPRVTVLLALSGAFAGAEVRRAVAAAGEVLPLGPVADDVVEALVRSRLDAVPTAELAALTAAAGGNPRLVAELVAGLREEGQLEVRDGVARLHGGWLPQRVTALVRGQADVLSAKATQVLRVAAVVGRSFRLADVATMVGETTGALLLAVDELLASGLVVCVDERLGFASELVWRAVVESVPASVLHALRHDAAVLRAVLGDVSRVEEAPCAEEQPAEDADRDQVAVRGVRALAAGGRLGSAIALARDSLAGRVYAGGAAELRVVLAGILLADGRPADAATELEHALVTTGVPGPLRRLAAAGRLLSLYFAGGSRAGAHALSVLTSRDREPSDADVVMAATVHSCLEWSSGNLAEGVYWGRQSTRWEVDRPTAWWQSQSAVSFALKLSALGEFDDAERLVRDDRPAGEDPAGEGPAGGGPDEDSGGAPPDEAVIGGASAARTIARARVLTQAGRLGPAGAAARAGLAEACDRGLRLLVPLASTVLATVAVLRGEVAVAAEHVRRYRGDLAAGEAVLHSGQYDWVELLVAHARGGPGRAVELAGRRVSDADAARRMLVEEPGAAAWLVRLALTVGDSGLAGDAVGAAEDLAADNPGFTAVSVAAGHARALLDRDVDGLLEVADRHRHPWARATAHEDLAVLFDEAGRTERAAAHAALALAAFERMGADGEAQRLRRGPGRAGVGGAGATDWQRLSEPERDIARLVGAGLTNRQVARQLYLSPHTVNYHLRGIFRKLGISSRVELARLAHEQETSSV; the protein is encoded by the coding sequence GTGTCGAATTTGCACGGCCGGGATCGTGAGTGGGCTTCGGTTCTCCGCTTCCTGTCCGCCCCCGGTGGCCTGCTGGCCATCGACGGCCCGCCGTGCTCCGGCAAGACGCTCCTGCTGCACGAGGCGGTCCGCGCCGCCCGTGACCGCGGCTACTCCGTCGTCCTGGTCGCCGGCGAGCACCTGGCGGGCTCGGCCGACGTGGCTCGCGCCCTGGAGCGCGTCGGGTTCGACCGGGGCGCGCGCCCGCTGATCGCCGTCGACCAGGCGCACCGCGACCCGGCCGCGGTCCTCGCGCTGTTATCCCACCTGGGGGAGCCCCGGGTCACGGTCCTGCTCGCGCTGTCCGGCGCGTTCGCGGGCGCCGAGGTGCGGCGCGCGGTGGCCGCAGCCGGGGAGGTGCTGCCGCTCGGACCGGTCGCCGACGACGTGGTCGAGGCGCTGGTGCGGAGCCGGCTCGACGCCGTGCCCACCGCCGAGCTGGCCGCGCTCACGGCCGCCGCCGGCGGCAACCCGCGCCTGGTCGCCGAGCTGGTCGCCGGGTTGCGGGAGGAGGGGCAGCTGGAGGTCCGCGACGGCGTGGCCCGGCTGCACGGCGGGTGGCTGCCGCAGCGGGTGACCGCCCTGGTGCGCGGGCAGGCCGACGTGCTGTCCGCCAAGGCCACCCAGGTGCTGCGGGTCGCCGCCGTGGTCGGCAGGTCGTTCCGGCTCGCGGACGTGGCCACGATGGTGGGCGAGACCACGGGCGCGCTGCTGCTCGCGGTGGACGAGCTGCTGGCCTCGGGCCTGGTGGTGTGCGTCGACGAACGGCTGGGCTTCGCCTCCGAGCTGGTGTGGCGCGCCGTGGTGGAGTCGGTGCCGGCCTCGGTGCTGCACGCCCTGCGGCACGACGCGGCGGTGCTGCGGGCGGTGCTGGGGGACGTGTCGCGCGTCGAGGAGGCGCCGTGCGCCGAGGAGCAGCCGGCGGAGGACGCGGACCGCGACCAGGTGGCCGTGCGCGGCGTCCGCGCGCTCGCCGCGGGCGGCAGGCTGGGGTCCGCCATCGCGCTGGCCCGCGACAGCCTCGCCGGCCGGGTGTACGCGGGCGGGGCGGCCGAGCTGCGCGTGGTGCTGGCGGGCATCCTGCTCGCCGACGGGCGCCCGGCCGACGCGGCGACCGAGCTGGAGCACGCGCTGGTCACCACCGGGGTCCCCGGCCCGCTGCGCAGGCTCGCCGCGGCGGGCCGCCTGCTGTCGCTGTACTTCGCCGGCGGCAGCCGGGCGGGCGCCCACGCCCTGTCCGTGCTGACCTCCCGCGACCGGGAGCCCAGCGACGCCGACGTGGTGATGGCCGCGACCGTCCACTCGTGCCTGGAGTGGAGTTCCGGGAACCTCGCCGAGGGTGTGTACTGGGGCCGCCAGTCGACCCGCTGGGAGGTGGACCGGCCCACCGCCTGGTGGCAGTCGCAGTCGGCGGTGTCGTTCGCGCTGAAATTGTCCGCGCTGGGCGAGTTCGACGACGCCGAGCGCCTGGTCCGCGACGACCGCCCGGCCGGGGAGGACCCGGCGGGCGAAGGTCCGGCCGGGGGAGGTCCCGACGAGGATTCCGGCGGCGCTCCCCCGGACGAGGCGGTGATCGGCGGCGCGTCCGCGGCGCGCACCATCGCGCGGGCGAGGGTGCTGACCCAGGCGGGCCGGCTCGGACCGGCCGGGGCGGCCGCGCGGGCGGGACTGGCGGAGGCGTGCGACCGGGGTCTGCGGCTGCTGGTGCCGCTCGCCTCGACGGTGCTCGCGACGGTCGCGGTCCTCCGCGGCGAGGTCGCGGTGGCGGCCGAGCACGTGCGCCGCTACCGGGGCGACCTCGCGGCGGGCGAGGCGGTGCTGCACTCCGGGCAGTACGACTGGGTGGAACTGCTCGTCGCGCACGCCCGGGGCGGACCGGGCCGGGCCGTGGAGCTGGCCGGGCGCCGGGTGTCCGACGCGGACGCGGCGCGGCGGATGCTCGTCGAGGAACCGGGCGCGGCGGCGTGGCTGGTGCGGCTCGCGCTCACGGTGGGCGACAGCGGCCTCGCGGGTGACGCCGTGGGCGCGGCCGAGGACCTGGCGGCGGACAACCCGGGGTTCACCGCCGTGTCCGTGGCCGCCGGGCACGCCCGCGCCCTGCTCGACCGGGACGTCGACGGCCTGCTGGAGGTCGCGGACCGGCACCGCCACCCGTGGGCCAGGGCCACCGCCCACGAGGACCTGGCCGTGCTGTTCGACGAGGCCGGCCGCACCGAGCGGGCCGCCGCGCACGCCGCGCTCGCCCTGGCCGCCTTCGAGCGGATGGGCGCGGACGGCGAGGCGCAGCGGCTGCGCCGGGGCCCCGGCCGCGCAGGGGTGGGCGGTGCCGGCGCGACGGACTGGCAGCGGCTGTCCGAGCCGGAACGCGACATCGCCCGGCTCGTCGGCGCGGGCCTGACCAACCGGCAGGTCGCCCGGCAGCTCTACCTGTCCCCGCACACGGTGAACTACCACCTGCGGGGCATCTTCCGGAAGCTCGGCATCAGCTCGCGGGTCGAGCTGGCGCGGCTCGCGCACGAGCAGGAGACCTCGTCGGTCTGA
- a CDS encoding flavoprotein: MSGGPAGGRPVVGLVASAAGGVERWLADGLARPLAERGWRVAITVTPTAARWLEPHLDALRATTDLPVRWTSRLPTEPKPHPVPDAFAFAPATANSLAKLALGIGDNQALTVLCEGLGRGTPVVVLPQLSEDQAGHPAHRGHLAVLRSAGVVLAADLAAVLAELDRVARPRG; this comes from the coding sequence GTGAGCGGCGGTCCGGCGGGCGGTCGCCCGGTGGTCGGTCTGGTCGCGTCGGCGGCCGGCGGGGTCGAGCGGTGGCTGGCGGACGGGCTCGCCCGGCCGCTGGCCGAACGGGGGTGGCGGGTGGCGATCACGGTGACGCCCACCGCCGCCCGGTGGCTCGAACCCCACCTGGACGCCCTCCGGGCCACGACCGACCTGCCGGTGCGCTGGACGTCCCGCCTGCCGACCGAGCCCAAGCCGCACCCGGTGCCCGACGCGTTCGCGTTCGCCCCGGCCACGGCGAACTCGCTGGCCAAGCTCGCCCTCGGCATCGGCGACAACCAGGCGCTCACGGTGCTGTGCGAGGGCTTGGGGCGCGGCACCCCGGTGGTGGTGCTGCCGCAGCTGTCGGAGGACCAGGCCGGCCACCCGGCGCACCGCGGGCACCTGGCCGTGCTGCGGTCCGCGGGGGTGGTGCTCGCCGCCGACCTCGCGGCGGTGCTCGCGGAACTCGACCGGGTCGCACGGCCCCGCGGGTGA
- a CDS encoding RsmB/NOP family class I SAM-dependent RNA methyltransferase, which translates to MTQRSSRPSRPDRPHPPRRRTGPARPPVEDPARQAALDTLRAVRQRDSYANLVLPGLLRDRRITGRDAALATELTYGSLRAQGLLDAVLTSCSDRPLSEVDGAVLDALRLGAYQLLRTRVPAHAAVASTVDLVRAAMGSGAAGFANAVLRRVTAQDEQGWVDEVAPDEETDPIGYQAMANAHPRWIAQAFAEALGSRGEPLRDALVADDTRPAVHLAARPGQCSSDELAAMTGGDVAPYSPYGVHLEPGSGDPGDLDAVRERLATVQDEGSQLCAVALTKAPLEGPDERWLDLCAGPGGKAVMLASLATLSGASLDAVEKAPHRADLIRKAAGDLPIAVHVGDGRESGLPAGSFDRVLVDAPCTGLGALRRRPEARWRRQPSDVAPLARLQRELLTAALELVRPGGVVAYVVCSPHLSETVGVVADVARRTGAERLDTREFFPGVPDLGDGPQVQLWPHLHGTDAMFCALLRRPA; encoded by the coding sequence ATGACCCAGCGTTCATCACGGCCCTCGCGCCCCGACCGGCCCCACCCGCCGCGCCGGCGGACCGGCCCGGCGCGTCCCCCGGTGGAGGACCCGGCCCGCCAGGCCGCGCTCGACACGCTGCGCGCGGTGCGCCAGCGCGACTCCTACGCCAACCTCGTGCTGCCCGGTCTGCTGCGCGACCGCCGGATCACCGGGCGGGACGCGGCGCTGGCCACCGAGCTGACCTACGGCTCGCTGCGCGCCCAGGGCCTGCTGGACGCGGTGCTGACCAGCTGCTCCGACCGCCCGCTGTCGGAAGTGGACGGGGCGGTGCTGGACGCGCTGCGGCTGGGCGCCTACCAGTTGCTGCGCACCCGCGTCCCGGCGCACGCCGCGGTCGCCTCGACCGTGGACCTCGTGCGCGCGGCGATGGGGTCCGGCGCGGCCGGGTTCGCCAACGCCGTGCTGCGGCGCGTCACCGCCCAGGACGAGCAGGGCTGGGTCGACGAGGTCGCGCCCGACGAGGAGACCGACCCGATCGGCTACCAGGCGATGGCCAACGCCCACCCGCGGTGGATCGCGCAGGCGTTCGCCGAGGCGCTGGGCAGCCGCGGCGAGCCGCTGCGGGACGCCCTGGTCGCCGACGACACCAGGCCCGCCGTGCACCTGGCGGCGCGGCCGGGCCAGTGCAGCTCGGACGAGCTGGCCGCGATGACCGGCGGCGACGTGGCCCCGTACTCGCCGTACGGGGTGCACCTGGAGCCGGGGTCGGGCGACCCGGGCGACCTCGACGCGGTGCGCGAGCGGCTCGCCACCGTGCAGGACGAAGGCAGCCAGCTGTGCGCGGTGGCGTTGACGAAGGCCCCGCTGGAAGGGCCGGACGAGCGCTGGCTGGACCTGTGCGCGGGGCCGGGTGGCAAGGCCGTGATGCTGGCCTCGCTGGCCACCCTGTCCGGCGCGTCGCTGGACGCGGTGGAGAAGGCGCCGCACCGCGCGGACCTGATCCGCAAGGCCGCGGGCGACCTGCCGATCGCGGTGCACGTCGGCGACGGCCGCGAGTCGGGGCTGCCGGCGGGGTCGTTCGACCGGGTGCTGGTCGACGCGCCGTGCACGGGCCTGGGCGCGCTGCGCAGGCGGCCGGAGGCGCGGTGGCGGCGGCAGCCGTCGGACGTCGCGCCGCTGGCCCGCCTCCAGCGCGAGCTGCTGACGGCCGCGCTGGAGCTGGTGCGGCCCGGCGGGGTCGTGGCGTACGTGGTGTGCTCGCCGCACCTGTCGGAAACGGTCGGCGTGGTCGCGGACGTGGCCCGGCGGACCGGCGCGGAACGGCTGGACACGCGGGAGTTCTTCCCCGGTGTGCCGGACCTGGGCGACGGGCCGCAGGTGCAGCTGTGGCCGCACCTGCACGGCACGGACGCCATGTTCTGCGCCCTGCTGCGCCGACCCGCGTGA
- the fmt gene encoding methionyl-tRNA formyltransferase: MRLVFAGTPEPALPSLRAFLESDRHEVVAVVTRPDAPAGRGRRVERSPVAALADEHGIEVLTPPKAGDPAFLARLRELAPDLCPVVAYGALLPESALAIPTHGWVNLHFSVLPAWRGAAPVQAAVRHGDDITGATTFRIVKALDAGPVFGVVTERVRERDTAGDLLGRLAESGARLLLSTVDGIADGTLRPVEQPEEGVSHAPKVTVDDARLDFSTPAAALDRVARAVTPDPGAWAEFRGERLKLGPVTPVEADDPLAPGEVRVERTRVLVGTATGPVALGDVQAQGKKRMAATDWARGVRVEAGERIS, from the coding sequence ATGCGCCTGGTCTTCGCGGGCACGCCCGAACCGGCGCTGCCGTCGCTGCGCGCCTTCCTGGAGTCCGACCGGCACGAGGTGGTGGCCGTGGTCACCCGGCCCGACGCGCCGGCCGGTCGGGGCCGCCGGGTCGAGCGCTCGCCGGTCGCGGCCCTGGCCGACGAGCACGGCATCGAGGTGCTGACCCCGCCCAAGGCGGGTGACCCGGCGTTCCTGGCGCGGCTGCGCGAGCTGGCGCCCGACCTGTGCCCGGTCGTCGCCTACGGTGCGCTGCTGCCCGAGTCCGCGCTCGCCATCCCGACCCACGGGTGGGTGAACCTGCACTTCTCGGTGCTGCCCGCGTGGCGCGGCGCGGCGCCCGTGCAGGCGGCCGTGCGGCACGGGGACGACATCACCGGTGCGACGACGTTCCGGATCGTGAAGGCGCTGGACGCGGGTCCCGTGTTCGGCGTGGTCACCGAGCGGGTGCGCGAGCGCGACACGGCCGGTGACCTGCTCGGCAGGCTCGCCGAGTCCGGCGCGAGGCTGCTGCTGTCCACTGTGGACGGGATCGCGGACGGCACGCTGCGGCCCGTGGAGCAGCCCGAGGAGGGCGTGAGCCACGCCCCGAAGGTGACCGTGGACGACGCGCGGCTGGACTTCTCCACGCCCGCCGCGGCGCTGGACCGGGTGGCCCGCGCGGTCACCCCGGACCCGGGCGCGTGGGCGGAGTTCCGCGGTGAACGGCTCAAGCTCGGCCCGGTGACCCCGGTCGAGGCGGACGACCCGCTCGCGCCCGGCGAGGTCCGGGTGGAGCGCACGCGCGTGCTGGTGGGCACGGCCACCGGACCGGTGGCGCTGGGTGACGTGCAGGCACAGGGCAAGAAGCGGATGGCGGCCACCGACTGGGCGCGCGGCGTCCGGGTCGAGGCAGGGGAGCGGATCTCATGA
- the def gene encoding peptide deformylase, whose protein sequence is MTVQPIRLFGDPVLRTPAVEVTDFDAELRKLVKDLWDTMSEAGGAGIAAPQLGVGLRVFTYHCDGFAGHLVNPTFDVVGDEYQDGPEGCLSIPGMSWDCRRHRQVVARGFTMHGEPVEVEGTDLLARCIQHEVDHLDGVLFLDRLDDATRKEAMRAIRQQSWFDGGMPTMKQSPHPLFGGAS, encoded by the coding sequence GTGACCGTCCAACCGATCCGGCTGTTCGGCGACCCGGTGCTGCGCACGCCCGCCGTCGAGGTCACCGACTTCGACGCGGAGCTGCGCAAGCTGGTCAAGGACCTGTGGGACACGATGAGCGAGGCCGGCGGCGCCGGGATCGCGGCGCCCCAGCTGGGCGTGGGGCTGCGGGTGTTCACCTACCACTGCGACGGGTTCGCCGGCCACCTGGTCAACCCGACGTTCGACGTGGTCGGCGACGAGTACCAGGACGGTCCGGAGGGCTGCCTGTCCATCCCCGGCATGTCGTGGGACTGCCGCCGCCACCGCCAGGTCGTGGCCCGCGGCTTCACCATGCACGGCGAGCCGGTCGAGGTCGAGGGCACGGACCTGCTGGCGCGCTGCATCCAGCACGAGGTCGACCACCTGGACGGGGTGCTGTTCCTGGACCGGCTGGACGACGCGACGCGCAAGGAGGCCATGCGGGCCATCCGGCAGCAGTCGTGGTTCGACGGCGGGATGCCGACGATGAAGCAGTCGCCGCACCCGTTGTTCGGCGGGGCGAGCTAG
- the ggt gene encoding gamma-glutamyltransferase, translating into MPRSTVASVLASLLLVPLVTSPAHAAREAPRLPEAVGAGGVVSSVDPDASQIGIDVLRRGGNAVDAAVAVAAALGVTDPFSAGMGGGGFLVHYDARTQRVSTLDGRETAPASADADLFVEDGAAIPFAEAVTSGLSVGVPGTPRLWQRALQRWGTYSLDRALRPAEDLARRGFTVDATFNRQVTDNAARFADFTSTRALYLPAGAPPPVGSTFRNPDLADTYRELRRDGVDALYRGAVGRDLVAAVRQPPVVPGATREVRPGDLTAADLRHYDAPRREPGQVRYRGLDVFGMAPPSSGGTTVGEALNILETTDLGAESPVQYLHRFLEASRLSFADRNRWVGDPAFADVPTRELLSQRFADSRACLIDPTKALTSPVAPGDPRNPVPCGTSGEPAATPYEGTDTTHLTVADRWGDVVAFTLTIEQEGGSGIVVPGRGFLLNNELTDFSFTPVTPGVPDPNLPGPGKRPRSSMSPTIVLDHGEPVLALGSPGGASIITTVLQVLTGRLDRGQPLVQAIAAPRASQRNTVSTQAEAAFLAAPEAQSLRDLGHRFTSSREIGSVTAVERLPDGRWRAAAEPTRRGGGAARAVRPSRP; encoded by the coding sequence ATGCCCCGGTCGACTGTCGCAAGCGTCCTCGCATCCCTCCTCCTCGTCCCGCTCGTCACGAGCCCCGCCCACGCCGCGCGGGAGGCGCCGCGCCTGCCCGAGGCGGTGGGCGCCGGCGGGGTGGTGTCCAGTGTCGACCCCGACGCCTCGCAGATCGGGATCGACGTGCTCCGGCGCGGCGGCAACGCGGTGGACGCCGCCGTGGCCGTCGCGGCCGCGCTCGGGGTCACCGACCCGTTCTCGGCGGGCATGGGCGGCGGCGGGTTCCTCGTCCACTACGACGCCCGGACGCAGCGGGTGTCCACGCTGGACGGTCGGGAGACGGCGCCCGCGTCGGCCGACGCGGACCTGTTCGTCGAGGACGGGGCCGCGATCCCGTTCGCCGAGGCGGTGACCAGCGGGTTGTCGGTCGGTGTGCCGGGGACTCCCCGGTTGTGGCAGCGGGCGCTGCAGCGGTGGGGCACCTACTCGCTGGACCGGGCGCTGCGACCCGCGGAGGACCTGGCGCGGCGCGGGTTCACGGTGGACGCGACGTTCAACCGGCAGGTGACGGACAACGCGGCGCGGTTCGCGGACTTCACCTCGACCCGCGCGCTGTACCTGCCGGCCGGCGCGCCGCCCCCGGTCGGCAGCACGTTCCGCAACCCGGATCTCGCCGACACCTACCGCGAGCTGCGTCGGGACGGCGTCGACGCGCTGTACCGGGGCGCGGTCGGGCGTGACCTGGTCGCGGCCGTGCGGCAGCCGCCGGTCGTGCCCGGCGCGACCCGCGAGGTGCGGCCGGGTGACCTCACCGCCGCCGACCTGCGCCACTACGACGCCCCGCGGCGCGAACCCGGCCAGGTCCGCTACCGCGGCCTCGACGTGTTCGGCATGGCGCCGCCCTCCTCCGGCGGCACGACGGTCGGCGAAGCCCTCAACATCCTGGAGACCACCGACCTGGGGGCCGAGTCGCCCGTGCAGTACCTGCACCGGTTCCTGGAGGCGTCCCGGCTGTCGTTCGCCGACCGCAACCGCTGGGTGGGCGACCCCGCCTTCGCCGACGTGCCGACCCGCGAGCTCCTCTCGCAGCGGTTCGCCGACAGCCGGGCCTGCCTGATCGACCCGACCAAGGCGCTGACCAGCCCCGTCGCCCCCGGTGACCCGCGCAACCCGGTGCCGTGCGGAACGAGTGGCGAGCCGGCCGCGACCCCGTACGAGGGCACGGACACCACGCACCTGACGGTGGCCGACCGGTGGGGCGACGTCGTCGCGTTCACGCTGACCATCGAGCAGGAGGGCGGCAGCGGCATCGTGGTGCCCGGCCGGGGGTTCCTGCTGAACAACGAGCTGACCGACTTCTCCTTCACCCCCGTCACGCCCGGGGTGCCCGACCCGAACCTGCCCGGTCCCGGCAAGCGGCCGCGCTCGTCGATGTCGCCGACGATCGTCCTCGACCACGGCGAGCCGGTGCTGGCCCTCGGTTCGCCGGGCGGCGCGAGCATCATCACCACCGTCCTCCAGGTGCTGACCGGGCGCCTGGACCGCGGTCAACCGCTCGTGCAGGCCATCGCGGCGCCGCGCGCCTCCCAGCGCAACACCGTGAGCACGCAGGCCGAAGCCGCCTTCCTGGCCGCTCCCGAGGCCCAGTCGCTGCGCGACCTGGGGCACCGCTTCACCTCGTCGCGCGAGATCGGTTCCGTCACCGCCGTGGAACGCCTGCCCGACGGCCGGTGGCGCGCGGCCGCCGAACCGACGAGGCGTGGCGGCGGCGCGGCCCGCGCGGTCCGGCCCTCACGCCCCTGA
- a CDS encoding 2'-5' RNA ligase family protein: MVGGTMRPVEDLGWADETAVIVPVPAADQVVGRYRRRLDHSAAWGVPAHVTVLYPFVPPHLVDALGVVEVLGGLVEEVEAFECAFRRTAWFGEDVLWLAPEPASPFRRLTEAVWGRFPECPPYGGAVAEAVPHLTVGSTPVGDVAALRDAERELAGALPFRAEIGQVRLIAGGDRPDSWRTVAEWDLRPRRVHSPSEVE; encoded by the coding sequence GTGGTCGGTGGGACGATGCGGCCCGTGGAGGACCTGGGCTGGGCGGATGAGACGGCGGTGATCGTGCCGGTGCCCGCCGCCGACCAGGTGGTCGGGCGGTACCGGCGGCGGCTGGACCACTCGGCCGCGTGGGGAGTGCCGGCGCACGTCACCGTGCTCTACCCGTTCGTGCCGCCCCACCTCGTCGACGCCCTCGGGGTGGTCGAGGTGCTCGGCGGGCTGGTCGAGGAGGTCGAGGCCTTCGAGTGCGCGTTCCGGCGCACCGCGTGGTTCGGGGAGGACGTGCTGTGGTTGGCGCCCGAGCCCGCGTCGCCGTTCCGGCGGCTGACCGAGGCGGTGTGGGGGAGGTTCCCCGAGTGCCCGCCCTACGGCGGCGCGGTCGCCGAGGCGGTCCCGCACCTCACCGTCGGGAGCACGCCGGTCGGTGACGTGGCGGCGCTGCGGGACGCCGAGCGCGAACTGGCCGGGGCGCTGCCGTTCCGGGCGGAGATCGGGCAGGTCCGGCTCATCGCGGGCGGCGACCGGCCCGACTCGTGGCGGACGGTCGCGGAGTGGGACTTGCGACCTCGGAGGGTGCACAGCCCGTCCGAGGTGGAGTAG